Proteins co-encoded in one Chroicocephalus ridibundus chromosome 28, bChrRid1.1, whole genome shotgun sequence genomic window:
- the LOC134507852 gene encoding killer cell lectin-like receptor subfamily F member 1 isoform X2, whose protein sequence is MEDEDGYMVLDKRGAVGSPRPLRDAGSSLQDPQGGFAPRQASVLAGAPHRPCCILGVLTATLALSLVVCVALLMAERGQSKGTLGCGNASLACSCTGVGVRKSLCPLREGEGCMLCPTNWTLRGTKCYWVSAGINPWSVSREDCVKRGAELLMLGDQDELDFLNKIPRKPAGYFWIGLYAGDGWTWLNGSRLDPSRFQLRPPAEGGSCGVIKEGRISHESCGSALQWICQKAATQL, encoded by the exons ATGGAGGACGAGGACGGCTACATGGTCTTAGACaagcggggggctgtggggagcccgCGTCCCCTCCGGGATGCAG GATCCAGCCTGCAAGACCCCCAGGGGGGTTTTGCCCCACGGCAGGCGAGTGTCCTCGCAGGAGCCCCCCACCGCCCCTGCTGCATCCTCGGGGTCCTGACGGCCACCCTGGCACTGTCCCTCGTGGTGTGCG TGGCTTTGCTGATGGCGGAGAGAGGACAGTCCAAGGGGACACTGGGATGCGGGAACGCGTCGCTGGCATGCAGCTGTACCGGCGTGGGGGTGAGGAAGAGCCTGTGCCCCCTGCGAG aggGCGAGGGGTGCATGCTCTGCCCCACGAACTGGACGCTGCGTGGGACCAAGTGCTATTGGGTGTCCGCTGGGATTAACCCTTGGAGCGTCAGCCGGGAGGACTGTGTGAAGCGAGGTGCCGAGCTGCTGATGCTGGGGGACCAGGATGAGCTG GATTTCCTAAATAAAATCCCCCGTAAACCCGCCGGCTACTTCTGGATCGGGCTCTACGCCGGGGACGGCTGGACCTGGCTGAACGGCTCCCGCCTGGACCCGAGCCG GTTCCAGCTGCGCCCCCCGGCTGAAGGCGGCTCCTGCGGGGTGATCAAGGAGGGCAGGATCAGCCACGAGAGCTGCGGCTCGGCGTTGCAGTGGATCTGCCAGAAAGCAGCCACCCAGCTCTGA
- the LOC134507852 gene encoding uncharacterized protein LOC134507852 isoform X1, with protein MDALKPLPSTFFVPLTTGSSLQDPQGGFAPRQASVLAGAPHRPCCILGVLTATLALSLVVCVALLMAERGQSKGTLGCGNASLACSCTGVGVRKSLCPLREGEGCMLCPTNWTLRGTKCYWVSAGINPWSVSREDCVKRGAELLMLGDQDELVKGPVASGMWDGAGGTWGRAEGLPRNLGSAPGPGCLRVGDAGGALSWDTGAGACFGMVACGTSASPPAPSAIQDFLNKIPRKPAGYFWIGLYAGDGWTWLNGSRLDPSR; from the exons ATGGATGCCCTCAAGCCCCTCCCCTCCACTTTTTTTGTACCCCTGACCACAGGATCCAGCCTGCAAGACCCCCAGGGGGGTTTTGCCCCACGGCAGGCGAGTGTCCTCGCAGGAGCCCCCCACCGCCCCTGCTGCATCCTCGGGGTCCTGACGGCCACCCTGGCACTGTCCCTCGTGGTGTGCG TGGCTTTGCTGATGGCGGAGAGAGGACAGTCCAAGGGGACACTGGGATGCGGGAACGCGTCGCTGGCATGCAGCTGTACCGGCGTGGGGGTGAGGAAGAGCCTGTGCCCCCTGCGAG aggGCGAGGGGTGCATGCTCTGCCCCACGAACTGGACGCTGCGTGGGACCAAGTGCTATTGGGTGTCCGCTGGGATTAACCCTTGGAGCGTCAGCCGGGAGGACTGTGTGAAGCGAGGTGCCGAGCTGCTGATGCTGGGGGACCAGGATGAGCTGGTAAAGGGACCGGTGGCATCGGGGATGTGGGACGGGGCCGGTGGCAcctggggaagggctgagggTTTGCCCAGAAACCTGGGGTCAGCACCCGGCCCTGGGTGCCTTCGCGTGGGGGATGCCGGTGGGGCTCTGTCCTGGGACACGGGGGCTGGAGCCTGTTTTGGGATGGTGGCCTGTGGCACATCGGCGTCACCGCCTGCCCCCTCTGCGATACAGGATTTCCTAAATAAAATCCCCCGTAAACCCGCCGGCTACTTCTGGATCGGGCTCTACGCCGGGGACGGCTGGACCTGGCTGAACGGCTCCCGCCTGGACCCGAGCCGGTGA